One stretch of Zingiber officinale cultivar Zhangliang chromosome 6B, Zo_v1.1, whole genome shotgun sequence DNA includes these proteins:
- the LOC121991137 gene encoding uncharacterized protein LOC121991137, which produces MGKTLTNIEVVGRLIKWATELGEYNIAYQPRTAIKVQALADFLTEIHQTDSEETWKVYVDGSATRQGSGIGVLLISPPEDILQLAVRLNFRATNNEAEYEALLVGLQAARHVGAARVIIYSDSQLVTQQVAGNFGINSDKLQVYREAYEKMKEEFKEVTVNKIPRAKNSRADELAKMASSLTTWVLDKSIAHTFLIAQIDLQNNRGILPTNPEEARLVRKKTHAYTMIGDQLYKRAFSRPLLKCLSMEEAEHALRETHQGCCGSHVGGHVGGRTLARRVLLAGYFWPTLQKDAHQLVNTCLSCQKYQNLTHVPTLMLNTFIVSCPFDQWGMDIVGPFPMALDQKQFLLVAVYYFSKWVEVEALARITE; this is translated from the exons ATGGGTAAAACCCTCACCAATATAGAAGTTGttggacggcttatcaagtgggcgaCAGAACTGGGAGAGTATAATATAGCTTATCAACCTCGAACGGCTATTAAAGTGCAGGCCTTGGCTGATTTCCTGACCGAGATTCATCAAACTGATTCGGAAGAAACGTGGAAAGTATACGTGGATGGATCGGCCACACGACAGGGAAGTGGTATTGGGGTTCTTCTGATATCCCCCCCAGAAGACATCTTGCAGCTAGCCGTGCGGTTAAACTTCAGagctactaataatgaagcagagtatgaggccttATTGGTAGGgctgcaggcagcccggcatgtgggagctgcCCGAGTAATCATATACTCGGATTCTCAATTAGTAACCCAGCAGGTAGCAGGCAACTTTGGGATCAATAGTGACAAGTTGCAAGTATATCGAGAAGCTTATGAGAAAATGAAAGAAGAATTCAAGGAGGTCACGGTGAACAAGATTCCCAGAGCAAAGAATAGCCGAGCTGACGAGTTAGCCAAAATGGCTAGTTCTCTAACAACCTGGGTATTAGATAAATCAATAGCACATACCTTCCTCATAGCTCAAATAGATCTTCAGAATAACAGGG GTATTCTACCGACAAACCCAGAGGAAGCACGGCTGGTCAGGAAAAAGACCCATGCCTACACCATGATAGGAGATCAATTATATAAGCGGGCATTTTCCAGGCCTTTACTTAAGTGTTTAAGCATGGAAGAGGCGGAGCATGCTTTGCGAGAGACACATCAGGGGTGTTGCGGCAGTCATGTTGGAGGTCATGTTGGAGGTCGAACATTAGCTCGCAGGGTGCTACTGGCCggttatttctggcctaccttacAAAAGGATGCTCATCAATTGGTGAACACTTGCTTATCCTGCCAGAAATATCAGAATTTGACACATGTGCCCACCTTAATGCTAAATACATTTATCGTTTCTtgcccctttgatcagtggggtatggatatcgtgggacCATTCCCTATGGCGCTAGATCAAAAGCAATTTCTGCTGGTGGCGGTATactacttttctaaatgggtggaagtcgAAGCCCTGGCCAGAATTACAGAATGA
- the LOC121991136 gene encoding flocculation protein FLO11-like, with product MELAESSSQLLLEAVLSEASSAALEHIAEKRPPGACSASLSLTQFAAKLLKENESLRARVQELELPLTPRAPLDPLTADDPLDSYLHIIGESARSARNLAQVSSEKIKELQAALKTSDSTLSHSPFILRQAASQSAPSAPRRRPRSPSEDSDSDNQPLSHRSRHRLADLDEDSDSDNQPLTHKSRHRPVDPNLASGPSSTTQSSRSTRITAEFSGPSTTPAPSENPMGASRGTPSVTPERTAEESQSTPQTHTSSPLPASAAPLTRNEEAGPSEPITETP from the exons ATGGAGCTAGCAGAGTCCTCCAGCCAACTTCTTCTGGAAGCTGTCCTCTCGGAAGCTAGCTCTGCAGCCCTGGAGCACATCGCGGAGAAGCGACCTCCTGGA GCCTGCTCCGCGAGCCTTAGCTTGACCCAATTTGCCGCCAAGCTGCTGAAGGAGAACGAGTCATTGAGGGCTCGAGTTCAAGAATTGGAGTTGCCCCTTACTCCCCGCGCTCCGCTCGACCCTCTAACTGCGGACGACCCTTTGGATTCTTATCTTCACATTATAGGGGAGTCCGCTCGGTCAGCTAGGAATCTGGCTCAGGTGTCCTCCGAAAAGATAAAGGAATTACAAGCGGCCCTAAAGACCAGTGATTCAACGCTTTCCCATTCGCCCTTTATTCTCAGAC AAGCTGCCAGTCAGAGTGCTCCATCAGCTCCTCGCCGCCGACCCCGATCTCCTTCTGAAGATTCAGACTCAGATAACCAGCCCTTATCACACAGGTCCCGACACAGGCTTGCCGATCTTGATGAAGATTCAGATTCAGATAACCAGCCTTTGACGCACAAGTCCCGACACAGGCCTGTTGATCCTAATCTAGCCTCTGGCCCCTCTTCTACTACCCAATCTTCCCGCTCTACTCGGATTACCGCTGAATTCTCGGGTCCCTCTACAACTCCAGCTCCTTCAGAGAATCCCATGGGGGCCTCACGAGGGACGCCCTCGGTTACTCCAGAAAGAACTGCTGAAGAATCCCAGTCGACCCCTCAGACTCACACTTCTTCCCCTTTGCCTGCTTCGGCTGCACCTCTAACTCGGAACGAGGAAGCTGGCCCCTCCGAACCAATAACCGAGACACCATAG